Proteins encoded in a region of the Hordeum vulgare subsp. vulgare unplaced genomic scaffold, MorexV3_pseudomolecules_assembly, whole genome shotgun sequence genome:
- the LOC123420585 gene encoding ATP synthase subunit beta, chloroplastic, with amino-acid sequence MRTNPTTSRPGVSTSEEKSTGRIDQIIGPVLDVTFPPGKLPYIYNALVVQSRDTADKQINVTCEVQQLLGNNRVRAVAMSATDGLMRGMEVIDTGAPLSVPVGGATLGRIFNVLGEPVDNLGPVDSSATFPIHRSAPAFIELDTKLSIFETGIKVVDLLAPYRRGGKIGLFGGAGVGKTVLIMELINNIAKAHGGVSVFGGVGERTREGNDLYMEMKESGVINEKNIEESKVALVYGQMNEPPGARMRVGLTALTMAEYFRDVNKQDVLLFIDNIFRFVQAGSEVSALLGRMPSAVGYQPTLSTEMGSLQERIASTKKGSITSIQAVYVPADDLTDPAPATTFAHLDATTVLSRGLASKGIYPAVDPLDSTSTMLQPRIVGNEHYETAQRVKETLQRYKELQDIIAILGLDELSEEDRLTVARARKIERFLSQPFFVAEVFTGSPGKYVALAETIRGFQLILSGELDGLPEQAFYLVGNIDEASTKAITLEEENKSQK; translated from the coding sequence ATGAGAACCAATCCTACTACTTCTCGTCCCGGGGTTTCCACAAGTGAAGAAAAAAGTACAGGtcgtatcgatcaaattattggaCCCGTGCTGGATGTCACTTTTCCCCCGGGCAAGTTACCTTATATTTATAACGCTTTAGTAGTCCAGAGTAGAGACACTGCCGATAAGCAAATTAATGTGACTTGTGAGGTACAACAATTATTAGGAAATAATCGAGTTAGAGCTGTAGCTATGAGTGCTACGGACGGGTTGATGAGAGGAATGGAAGTGATTGACACGGGAGCTCCTCTCAGTGTTCCGGTCGGTGGAGCTACTCTCGGACGAATTTTCAACGTTCTTGGGGAGCCTGTTGACAATTTGGGTCCTGTAGATAGTAGTGCAACGTTCCCTATTCATAGATCTGCGCCTGCCTTTATCGAGTTAGATACGAAATTATCCATCTTTGAAACAGGTATTAAGGTCGTCGATCTTTTAGCTCCTTATCGACGTGGAGGAAAAATAGGACTATTTGGGGGGGCTGGAGTAGGTAAAACAGTACTGATCATGGAATTAATCAATAACATTGCTAAAGCTCATGGGGGCGTATCCGTATTCGGTGGAGTAGGGGAACGGACTCGTGAAGGAAATGATCTTTATATGGAAATGAAGGAATCCGGAGTAATTAATGAAAAAAATATTGAAGAATCAAAGGTAGCTCTAGTCTATGGCCAAATGAATGAACCACCGGGAGCTCGTATGAGAGTTGGTTTAACTGCCCTAACTATGGCAGAATATTTCCGAGATGTTAATAAGCAAGACGTGCTTTTATTTATCGATAATATCTTTCGTTTTGTTCAAGCAGGATCAGAGGTATCCGCTTTATTAGGGAGAATGCCCTCCGCAGTGGGTTATCAACCTACTCTTAGTACAGAAATGGGTTCTTTGCAAGAAAGAATTGCTTCTACTAAAAAGGGATCTATAACTTCGATTCAAGCAGTTTATGTACCTGCGGACGATTTGACCGACCCTGcccctgccacaacatttgcacaTTTGGATGCTACTACCGTACTTTCCAGAGGATTAGCTTCCAAGGGTATTTATCCAGCAGTAGATCCTTTAGATTCAACATCAACTATGTTACAGCCTCGGATCGTTGGCAACGAACATTATGAAACTGCGCAAAGAGTTAAGGAAACTTTACAACGTTACAAAGAACTTCAGGACATTATCGCAATTCTTGGCTTGGATGAATTATCGGAAGAGGATCGTTTAACTGTAGCAAGAGCAAGAAAAATTGAGCGTTTCTTATCACAACCGTTCTTTGTGGCAGAAGTTTTTACTGGTTCTCCAGGAAAGTATGTTGCTCTTGCGGAAACTATTAGGGGATTTCAACTAATCCTTTCCGGAGAATTAGACGGCCTACCTGAACAGGCTTTTTATTTGGTGGGTAACATCGATGAAGCTAGCACGAAAGCTATAACcttagaagaggagaacaaatcgcAGAAATGA
- the LOC123420587 gene encoding ribulose bisphosphate carboxylase large chain gives MSPQTETKAGVGFQAGVKDYKLTYYTPEYETKDTDILAAFRVSPQPGVPPEEAGAAVAAESSTGTWTTVWTDGLTSLDRYKGRCYHIEPVAGEDSQWICYVAYPLDLFEEGSVTNMFTSIVGNVFGFKALRALRLEDLRIPPTYSKTFQGPPHGIQVERDKLNKYGRPLLGCTIKPKLGLSAKNYGRACYECLRGGLDFTKDDENVNSQPFMRWRDRFVFCAEAIYKSQAETGEIKGHYLNATAGTCEEMIKRAVFARELGVPIVMHDYLTGGFTANTTLAHYCRDNGLLLHIHRAMHAVIDRQKNHGMHFRVLAKALRMSGGDHIHSGTVVGKLEGEREMTLGFVDLLRDDFIEKDRARGIFFTQDWVSMPGVIPVASGGIHVWHMPALTEIFGDDSVLQFGGGTLGHPWGNAPGAAANRVALEACVQARNEGRDLAREGNEIIRAACKWSPELAAACEVWKAIKFEFEPVDTIDKKV, from the coding sequence ATGTCACcacaaacagaaactaaagcAGGTGTTGGATTTCAAGCTGGTGTTAAAGATTATAAATTGACTTACTACACCCCAGAGTATGAAACTAAGGATACTGATATCTTGGCAGCATTCCGAGTAAGTCCTCAGCCTGGGGTTCCGCCCGAAGAAGCAGGGGCTGCAGTAGCTGCCGAATCTTCTACTGGTACATGGACAACTGTTTGGACTGATGGACTTACCAGTCTTGATCGTTACAAAGGACGATGCTATCACATCGAGCCTGTTGCTGGGGAAGACAGCCAATGGATCTGTTATGTAGCTTATCCATTAGACCTATTTGAGGAGGGTTCCGTTACTAACATGTTTACTTCCATTGTGGGTAACGTATTTGGGTTCAAAGCCCTACGTGCTCTACGTTTGGAGGATCTACGAATTCCCCCTACTTATTCAAAAACTTTCCAAGGCCCGCCTCATGGTATCCAAGTTGAAAGAGATAAGTTGAACAAGTATGGCCGTCCTTTATTGGGATGTACTATTAAACCAAAATTGGGATTATCCGCAAAAAATTATGGTAGAGCGTGTTATGAGTGTCTACGTGGTGGACTTGATTTTACCAAAGATGATGAAAACGTAAACTCACAACCATTTATGCGCTGGAGAGACCGTTTTGTCTTTTGTGCCGAAGCTATTTATAAATCACAGGCCGAAACCGGTGAAATCAAGGGGCATTACTTGAATGCGACTGCGGGTACATGTGAAGAAATGATTAAGAGAGCTGTATTTGCGAGAGAATTAGGGGTTCCTATTGTAATGCATGACTACTTAACCGGGGGATTCACCGCAAATACTACTTTGGCTCACTATTGCCGCGACAATGGCTTACTTCTTCACATTCACCGTGCAATGCATGCAGTTATTGATAGACAGAAAAATCATGGTATGCATTTCCGTGTATTAGCTAAAGCATTGCGTATGTCTGGGGGAGATCATATCCACTCCGGTACAGTAGTAGGTAAGTTAGAAGGGGAACGCGAAATGACTTTAGGTTTTGTTGATTTATTGCGCGATGATTTTATTGAAAAAGATCGTGCTCGCGGTATCTTTTTCACTCAGGACTGGGTATCCATGCCAGGTGTTATACCGGTAGCTTCAGGTGGTATTCATGTTTGGCATATGCCAGCTCTGACCGAAATCTTTGGGGACGATTCTGTATTACAATTTGGTGGAGGAACTTTAGGACATCCTTGGGGGAATGCACCTGGTGCAGCAGCTAATCGAGTGGCTTTAGAAGCTTGTGTACAAGCTCGTAACGAAGGGCGTGATCTTGCTCGCGAAGGTAATGAAATTATCCGAGCAGCTTGCAAATGGAGTCCTGAACTAGCCGCAGCTTGTGAAGTATGGAAGGCGATCAAATTCGAGTTCGAGCCGGTAGATACTATCGATAAGAAGGTCTAA